The DNA segment GATATATATGCTTTATATGAAGAGCATTTATTAAAAAATAATTTAGTTGATTTTGATGATTTATTACTTCTCCCATATAAAATATTAAAGAATAATGAAAAATTAGCAAAAGATATTAGTAAAAAATATCAATATATTATGGTAGATGAGTATCAAGATACAAATGAGTTACAATATAGGCTATTAAGATTATTGTGTACAAGTCACAATAATTTATGTGTTGTAGGAGATGACGACCAATCAATTTATGGTTGGAGAGGTGCTACAATAAAAAATATTTTAAATTTTAATGAGCATTTTGATGAAGCAACTATAGTAAAACTTGAGGAGAATTATCGTTCAACAGATACGATTTTAAATCATGCAAATGCTTTAATAGAACATAATCGTGATAGACTAGGTAAAAAATTAGTTGGAACAAAAGATAAAGGTAGTTCTGTAAAAGTTTATGAATCAAATGATGAAAATGATGAATCAAGAAAAATAGTTGAAGATATAAAATCACTTTTAGCAAGTGGAGAACATGCAAAAGATATTGCAATATTATTTAGAGTAAATGCACTAAGTCGTTCTTTAGAAGAAGGATTTAATAAAGCGGGGTTAAATTATAAACTTGTTGGTGGAATGAAATTTTACGAAAGAACTGAAATTAAAGATTTAATAGCATATTTTAGGATTTTGACAAATTTAAGTGATAACTTTTCTATAAAAAGAGTAATTAATAAGCCAAAAAGAGGAATAGGGGCAACTACTATAGATAAACTTGAAGAAAAAGCAAATGAACTTAATATTTCAATTTTTGATTTAATTCAAGATTCAACTCCAGATGAGTTAAGTGCAGTAGTAGGTAAAAAGAATTCTAGAACATTGAAAGTTTTTGAAGCTTCTATTCTAGATTTAAGAGAGATAATGAATGAATCAAGAATGAGATTATTAGATAGCTTTGAAGACACTTTTGATTATAGAGCCTCTTATGATAACTTACCAGATGGATTTGAAAGACAAGCAAATATTGATGAGTTTTATGGATATATTAGAGACTATTTTATTCAAAATCCACATTTAGATTTAAAAGATTTTTTAAATGAAATTGCATTAGAGAGTCAAAATGATGAGTACTCTAATGAATCTATTAGTATGATGAGTATACATGCTTCGAAAGGTTTAGAATTTAAACATCTTTTTATTATTGGATTAGAAGAAGGTTTTTTCCCAATAATTGGAGATGGAACTGATATAGAAGAAGAGAGAAGATTGGGTTATGTTGCTTTAACAAGGGCAATGGATAATTTAACATTATCATTTGTTCATTCTCGATTTTACAAAGGGAAAAGAACACAACTAAATAAGAGTAGATTTTTGGTTGAAAGTGGACTAGTAAAAGGTAGTTTAGTAATAGAAAAGCAATCTGGATTTAAA comes from the Aliarcobacter cibarius genome and includes:
- a CDS encoding ATP-dependent helicase, whose amino-acid sequence is MSENLLSSLNKSQQDAAQHIDGPLLILAGAGSGKTKTITTRLAFLISIGIDPKSILTLTFTNKAANEMRERAYSLLNSEELNTPPLLCTFHKFGLLFLKFHISELDRKNNFIIIDSDDKRRVLKSINKDIPSALLSSEISKYKNSIMSPIEVKAQAQGKLYTEIADIYALYEEHLLKNNLVDFDDLLLLPYKILKNNEKLAKDISKKYQYIMVDEYQDTNELQYRLLRLLCTSHNNLCVVGDDDQSIYGWRGATIKNILNFNEHFDEATIVKLEENYRSTDTILNHANALIEHNRDRLGKKLVGTKDKGSSVKVYESNDENDESRKIVEDIKSLLASGEHAKDIAILFRVNALSRSLEEGFNKAGLNYKLVGGMKFYERTEIKDLIAYFRILTNLSDNFSIKRVINKPKRGIGATTIDKLEEKANELNISIFDLIQDSTPDELSAVVGKKNSRTLKVFEASILDLREIMNESRMRLLDSFEDTFDYRASYDNLPDGFERQANIDEFYGYIRDYFIQNPHLDLKDFLNEIALESQNDEYSNESISMMSIHASKGLEFKHLFIIGLEEGFFPIIGDGTDIEEERRLGYVALTRAMDNLTLSFVHSRFYKGKRTQLNKSRFLVESGLVKGSLVIEKQSGFKKGDMVNHKIFGQGRVEKAVNAGKDYKLTINFGGQKREILSSFVEKV